In Oryza sativa Japonica Group chromosome 8, ASM3414082v1, the sequence GTTAGTACTGGACTCTGGTTTACAGATTATCTGAGTGCACTCACGTATTAATGTACCTAATTATCATCTATTTTACTTCTTTGGACTATAGTTTGAGATGAGAGAGCCCAAGATGTGCCAGATTGTCTGCAAAGCAACCATTAGCGATAAACAAGCAAAGGAGCTAAAGGAAAAGATAGAGGATGAGTACCGGGTGAACATGTATGCCTGTGTGGATTGTgtagtttgattgaaatttattttatatgatGGGTTCTGGAGTAACATGGTTAAATTACCTTACAGGATTCTTGACAACCTCCCGCTAGTTGTGCCTATTGCAAGGACAGATAGGGATGCTCTTGTTTTTCAGGGTGGATATCATGTTGGTGTTAAGGGCCAATATGCTGGAGTAAGTATCTGTGCTCAGCTTACCATTTTTTGTTTGGAAGGTGAGTAATgatcttacaaaaatatattttgcagAGCAAGGATGAGAAGTACTTTATTCATAACCACCTGGCATTTTTAGTGAAGTATCACAAGGATGAAAATTCAGATCTCTCTAGAATTGTTGGGTTCGAGGTCAAACCATTTAGGTTCGTTCACTTAACCTTTTCATGTTTGTTTCATACAACGTCTTTGACATATTGGGCAAATTTTTTATTAGTCCCTCATGTGCATTTACTAAATTCCCTGACTCAGTGTTAAACACCAATTCGAAGAGAAATGGAATGATGCAAACACTCGTTTGAGCACATGTGATCCCCATGCCAACAAAATAGTAATAAACTCAGATACTCCTCAAGAGGTTGAAGCTGGGAAGGATATCATATTCACATATGATGTTGGCTTTGAGGTGATATTTTCATGacatctcttcttttcttttgtactgTGACTCTGTTCCTTCACAGCTGTTCTTCGAGTGTTATCTTTATTTAAACAATCTCTTTTGGTTTTCTTGGCTGGGTCTTGTAGGAAAGTGATATCAAGTGGGCTTCTCGCTGGGACACCTATCTGCTTATGACAGATGATCAAATTCACTGGTTCTCTATTGTGAACTCTCTCATGATCGTGCTTTTCTTATCTGGAATGGTGGCCATGATCATGCTCCGCACTCTATATAGAGATATCTCCAGGTACAATCAACTTGAGACTGAAGAAGAAGCCCAGGAGGAAACTGGTTGGAAGCTTGTTCATGGAGATGTGTTCCGCCCACCAACTAACTCTGACTTACTCTGTGTCTATGTTGGCACTGGTGTCCAGTTCTTTGGTATGCTGCTGGTTACCATGATGTTTGCTGTCTTGGGTTTCCTTTCTCCATCAAACCGTGGAGGATTGATGACTGCGATGCTGCTCATTTGGGTCTTGATGGGGCTGTTTGCTGGATATGCTTCTTCCCGACTCTATAAGATGTTTAAAGGATCAGAATGGAAGAGCATCACCTTGAAGACTGCTTTCCTGTTTCCGGGAATTGCTTTTGGTATTTTCTTCGTCTTGAATGCTCTTATATGGGGGGAGAAATCATCAGGTGCTGTCCCTTTCTCCACAATGTTTGCCTTGGTGCTTCTTTGGTTCGGTATCTCGGTTCCACTTGTCTTTGTTGGGAGCTATCTTGGTTTCAAGAAACCTGCCATTGAGGCTCCAGTGAAGACCAACAAAATCCCGAGACAGGTCCCAGAGCAGGCTTGGTACATGAACCCTGCCTTCACCATTCTTATTGGCGGGATTCTTCCATTCGGAGCAGTTTTCATTGAGCTATTTTTCATCCTCACTTCAATCTGGCTTCACCAGTTCTACTACATCTTCGGCTTCCTTTTCCTCGTGTTCATTATCCTCATCATCACTTGTGCGGAGATTGCAATCGTGCTGTGCTACTTCCAGCTCTGCAGTGAGGATTACATGTGGTGGTGGAGGTCCTATCTTACTTCAGGATCATCTGCCATCTATCTCTTCCTGTATGCTGGGTTCTACTTCTTCACCAAGCTGCAGATTACTAAACTGGTGTCAGGCATTCTGTTCTTCGGCTACATGCTTCTGGCCTCATTCTCTTTCTTCGTGCTCACTGGCACAATTGGTTTCTGTGCCTGCTTGTGGTTCACGAGATTGATTTACTCATCTGTGAAGATTGACTAGGCGCAGAGTTGCTATACATCCGGCTTCCAATAGTTCTGTATGATTATTGTGGAGAATTGTGAGACGAGGATCAGAATCCACTTTGTATTTTGCCGATTTTCAAGAAAATTTATATCGTAGTTCTTAGTTTATAAACCACTGATGTTCATTCACTATAAATGAGATGATACATCTTTGATATGAGGTTATATAAGGCTAATTACGATTGTTAATTTCATATGGCAGAGCATATTTCTCAATTCTTATGGACCACTGTATACATTCATTTTATTATATACAGTTGCCGAATACTACTGTTTTCTGCATAACGTGCTTGGTAGTAATTGGTACTATCACCAGCAGCTGCTTTGCTCCGGTTTTTCTTTGGGTGAGTTGAAAAGTTGCCATATTGCTGTGTGACGTACGTGTAATCAGTCAGTCAGTTATTGCGGTCCAACCACGTATGTCGTGACCAGAGAAAACCAGTGCAGAAGGCACCGAAGCTTagctgctcctccgccgccgtccgccggccAACTCGTCGTTGTCATATATGAGTGAGGCTTAGTGCTTCTCCCTCCTcaacgtcgccgccggccgactCGCCGTCGTACCGTGAGGCTTTATTGGCTCCGATGAGGCAGCGGTTGATGCTACTGTTCATCCACGAATTCGGCATCGGATATAAAAGGGCATCCAAAACCTTAAAATAATCAAATTCAAGCTGTTCCCAGAAAAATCAAAATCTCAACACCTGATATCCAAAAACCTCCCATATGCCTCAAATGTTACCATAGACGACACGAGTTTGATATTGACGGCTAGCTACTAGATAAACTTGATAGCAGAAGAAAACACAACATGCCATGTTGCCATCCATTTGAACCAATCATATGATCTCTCTTGTTTTCTCAATCCTCATTTTGATTTATTAGTTTTACATAGTAGAcaaataaagagtaaattgtCCCGGTATATCTGTGATGGTATTTTCAAACTCGTTGACGGATAAAACTAATGATacggggcggggggggggggggagggggattcTATAGTGTTATTCTTATTTTGATtttccatgcatgcatcatccCGATCACTACTCCAATAATGTCAAAACTGCCAATGTATTAATTTCCTCCATATCTTCTATACTCTCTACTTCTCATCAGTACTGCCACTACTAGAACAACGATTTTTGCATGTAGCCAAAACGAAACAGCAGTTggacgtggtggtggtggtcatcATTGCAGGGAGGATTGATGCCGCCATTGCCACCGAGAAGCCGATCCGGAAGCCGGCTTTCCATGGACGCCGCTTCTACCACCACCTCCAGTGCCAACATTGTCACCAAGACCACCACGAGGAAGACGACCACAAACAGCGCGAGGAGGGTGCGCCCTTGCCAccatgacgaggaggaggccaaGACGAACCatcgccagatccgccgcctccgccgccctcaTTGCTAGATCCACCACCCTCGTCGGAGAACCGTGCGCCACGGCCGGGGGAGCACCACCGCTGCTCCCTTCCCCGCCAACACTACCGAGCCCCGCCGTTGCTGCCGTTCGGGTGAGGAAAGAGGAGCTTGAGAGAGGAAAAGGGAGGGAGTTAGGGACTTAGAAAAAACTGGTGTTTCAGTTTCCTTTTGCGTCTATTTAAATGCCACAACCAAATTTCACCATATGGCTTAAGAggcccgcctgcaaaaataaggGTATTATTGCAGGCGGCCCTTTTAAGCCATCTGCTTGCAAAAATGGGAATAGGATATTCCCAGGCGGTCGGCCATTGGACTCCTCTCCACACAACAACTACACAGCCAGGCAATCATAGTCGAAAATAAGATCTTCCTGTGAAAATATATGTGTTCATTGTAgaaaatcgtttttctagtagtatgCCACCCATCATCAGCcgcaaggagagagagatgaagcaATGAGCAATGGCTGATCTTCTTGCAATGCTAGCTATCTACTGTGGCTATGAACAAGAAGGCAGACATATGGAAACAAACCTAGCTATAAAAAAAACAGGGAGAAAAAGATGCCTACTAAATTTGggcataaattaaataaaaaaatcatttacaCTCTTTGAATGGAAAATATGAATAGGATCACATTTTTCCCAATACTTTTGTAGAGGAAGCTAGCAGGTCCTAGTCCTTGAACACTAAAATACATTATGTAATGACAAATTTAATTAGTTTAtcataaataaaagaaaatgttaTTAGGGATGGAACTCTGCTAATTAAGGGTTGTTCGAGTTCAGGCTGCTCCTTAAGATCATCTCGGTGCGGTTTTATGGATTGGCGAAGCATGGTAAAAGAAGATTCAAAAAGCTTACTTttctacattttttttgaaaaaaaatacctttgttttgttttgttgtttctTAGTTAAGATATTTGAAAACTAACGATTTTTGTAAGTTTTGTCTATGTATAGTATATCTATTTATGGTAGAAGGTCTGGGttctctatctattatattgagacagagagagggagagaacaAACAAGTGCAGTGCTTTCCTtccctcttttcttcattgGCCCGGTTCTTAGCATAAAACCGGCTATTGTTTGGTGAAGACAAGCGCTCACGAGCCGGCCTCCTTGGTCCTCCCCATCCTTGGTTGTattgcattggag encodes:
- the LOC9267678 gene encoding transmembrane 9 superfamily member 8; protein product: MRPPAMLRWPAAAAALALLLLLIAAAPPTAAFYLPGVAPNDFQKKDPLQVKVNKLSSTKTQLPYSYYSLPFCKPDTIVDSAENLGEVLRGDRIENSPYVFEMREPKMCQIVCKATISDKQAKELKEKIEDEYRVNMILDNLPLVVPIARTDRDALVFQGGYHVGVKGQYAGSKDEKYFIHNHLAFLVKYHKDENSDLSRIVGFEVKPFSVKHQFEEKWNDANTRLSTCDPHANKIVINSDTPQEVEAGKDIIFTYDVGFEESDIKWASRWDTYLLMTDDQIHWFSIVNSLMIVLFLSGMVAMIMLRTLYRDISRYNQLETEEEAQEETGWKLVHGDVFRPPTNSDLLCVYVGTGVQFFGMLLVTMMFAVLGFLSPSNRGGLMTAMLLIWVLMGLFAGYASSRLYKMFKGSEWKSITLKTAFLFPGIAFGIFFVLNALIWGEKSSGAVPFSTMFALVLLWFGISVPLVFVGSYLGFKKPAIEAPVKTNKIPRQVPEQAWYMNPAFTILIGGILPFGAVFIELFFILTSIWLHQFYYIFGFLFLVFIILIITCAEIAIVLCYFQLCSEDYMWWWRSYLTSGSSAIYLFLYAGFYFFTKLQITKLVSGILFFGYMLLASFSFFVLTGTIGFCACLWFTRLIYSSVKID